Genomic segment of Verrucomicrobiia bacterium:
CGGCTGATAGTTCTCCAGCACCACGGTCCGGCGACCGTCCCGGTCCATCCGAACCTCGGCCACCCGGATCTCGGGCGTCTTGTGCGGCGCGAAGAGAATGTCGTCGTGGGTCGCATTGCCGGCCCGTGCGAACTTGTCGGGCGTCAAATGCCCCCCCAGATGATCGCTGCGCCCGGTCGCGACATGGACCGTGCCGAGCACCTTTTCATCCTGGATGTCACGCCCCGACGGCGGCAGATCCTGCGTCCCGAACCCGAGTTCACCGATCTCCCCGGTCACCGGGTCGGAGGCCAGCTTGGCGTTGTGCGCCTCGACTGTGGCGGGGTTGCCGAGCAGCGGCAGCGCCCGTTGAATCCTGCCGTCGCGCACCTCCATCACCCCCACCGTGCCATCCTCGTAGCGCATGGGGAATTCCCCCTCGGCCCCGGTGGGAACGAAATACACTTCGCCGGCGGGCAGGTTGGCGACGTCGGGGACATCGCCGCGGCAAAGTCCGTGGCTCTTCTGCGCCTCCTGCCGCCCGGTGGCGATCCGCAAGGTCAGGAGACGCCCAGCCACCTCGAAGTCGATTTCAAAACCGTCGGCCCGGGTCATCCCGAGGCGCAGCTTCTCGGCCTGGACGCTGACCTCGTCGTAGTCCACGGCCAACCCCGTCCGAAGGATGATCTCATTGAGCCCGTGCAGGGTGGCCCCCCGAAATCCGTACCGCCTGGCGAAGGCCGTCAGCGGCGCCGTCGCCGAATAGGTCGAGATGCACAGGATGATCTGATAGCGGGGATAGACATCCCGTTCGAGACTCAGTTCGCGCCCGTCCGGAGCGACGCATCGATCGGGAAGATCCAGATTGCTCCCGCCCGTGATCTGGTACGCATAGAGGTCGCCGCCCTCGAGCCCCAGCTCCTGCAACACCCCCTGCCGCAACCCTTCGTAGAACACCCGGTGGGCGTGGCCCTGGATCGTCAGCGACTCATCCTTCAGGAACGCAAACCCAACCACCCCCCGAGGGTCGGGCAGATCGATCAGGACCGCCACACGCTCCCCGCCCTTCGGTGCAAAGGTGGTCTTCAACAGGCGCGTCAGGCTGAACGGCGGAAAGGTGCGGAACTTGTCCATGGAACGGAAATGGCGGGTGATGGAGGTGACTCGGATGCGTTCGGATGCCCGGCGGCCCTCCGCCGAAGGCCGGCACAGTAGCGCCGTCTCCGCACCCCGCAAAACCCGAATTTCACAGGCCCCGCGCTTGGAGACCCGGGTGGATTCATGGTAAGCCCGGCCCCTCCGACATGCTCAGCGACGTGGCCCACCAACCCGGCGACCGCCTCCAACTCGCGGTGGAAAGTCTCGCCTACGGCGGCGACGGCGTGGCCCGCACCGAAGGCTTCGTGGTCTTCATTCCCTTCACCGCCCCCGGCGATCGCATCGAAGCCGAACTCGTCGAGGTCAAAAAGCACTTCGCCCGCGCCCGCCTCATCCAGGTCCTCGATCCGTCGCCGGACCGCGTCAACCCCGCCTGTTCCCTCTTCGGGGAATGCGGCGGCTGCCAGTACCAGCACCTCCGCTACGACGCCCAACTGCGCCTCAAACAGCGCCAGGTCACCGAACTCCTCGATCGCCTCGGCGGCTTCCACGACGCCCCCATCGATCCCGTTGTCCCCTGCCCCGTCCCCTACGGTTACCGCAACCGCATCATGGTCCGCAGCCAGTGGGACAAACCCAACCAACGTCTCGTCGTCGGCTTCATCCGCGCCGACAACCGCCTCGTCGTGGATGTCCCGTCCTGTCCCATCGCCGAACCCGCCCTCAACGAGCAACTCACCCAGGTCCGCGCCCACCCCCCGCCCAAGGGCGGCATCAAGGTCACCCTCCGCCTCGCCCCCGACGGCTGGGAAGTCCCGCCGGATTCCTTCTTCCAGAACAATTTCCATCTCCTCCCCAACCTCGTCGAAACCGTCCGCCAGCGTCTCCGCGCCGCCGGCATCCGTTATCTCATCGACGCCTACTGCGGCGTCGGCTTCTTCGCCCTCGAATGTGCAGGCGTGGTCGAGCGCTTCACCGGCGTGGAGATCGACAAGTCCGCCATCAAGGCCGCCCGCCGCAATCTCGAACTCCGCGGCGCCACCAACGGCGACTTCATCGCCGGCCCCGCCGAGGAATGGATCCCCGCCCTGCTCCAGCGTTTCCCCCCGGACCACACCGCCGTCATCATCGATCCCCCGCGCGTCGGCTGCGCGCCTCCCTTCCTCCGCGCCCTCCGCGAGACCCTTCCGGCCCAGGTGATCTACGTCTCCTGCCACCCCGCCACCCTCGCTCGCGACCTCAAACTTCTCTGCGCCGACGGCTGCTACCGCCTCGAACAGGTCACCCCGCTCGACATGTTCCCCCAGACCCAGCACGTCGAGTGCATCGCCAGCCTCCGCCGCGGTGCTTGAGCCTGCGGTGCGCCCCGCTACAATGCCCCCTCGTCGCCGGACGCCCTCACGGCCCCGGCCATCTCAACAGGGAATCAACTGATCACTGGTATGGCACACGAACTCGCTCCTCTTCCTTACGGCCCCAACGCCCTCGAACCCGTCATCGACGCGGCCACCATGGAAATCCACCACGGGCGCCATCACAAGGCCTACGTGGACAACCTCAACAAGGCCCTCGCCGGCCAGCCCGCCCTCGAGGCCAAGTCCCTCGACGCCCTCATCGCCGATCTCGCCTCCGTCCCCGACGCCATCCGTGGTCCCGTCCGCAACAATGGCGGCGGTCACTGGAACCACACCTTCTTCTGGCGGACCATGGGGCCCGGCTCCGGTGGCGCCCCCTCCGGCGGCCTCGCCGACGAAATCGCCGCCACCTTCGGGAGCTTCGACGACTTCAAGGCCAGGTTCGAAGCCGCCGGCCTCGGCCGCTTCGGGAGCGGCTGGGTCTGGCTCCTGCGCAACGCCGCGGGCAAACTCGAAATCGCCAGCACCGCCAACCAGGACAATCCCCTCATGGGCCAGGCCATCGCCGGTTGCGCCGGCAAACCCATCCTCGGCTGCGATGTCTGGGAACACGCCTACTACCTCAAATACCAGAACAAACGCGCCGACTACCTCAAGGCCTGGTGGAACGTCGTCAACTGGGCCGAGGTCGCCAAACACGCCTG
This window contains:
- a CDS encoding superoxide dismutase — its product is MAHELAPLPYGPNALEPVIDAATMEIHHGRHHKAYVDNLNKALAGQPALEAKSLDALIADLASVPDAIRGPVRNNGGGHWNHTFFWRTMGPGSGGAPSGGLADEIAATFGSFDDFKARFEAAGLGRFGSGWVWLLRNAAGKLEIASTANQDNPLMGQAIAGCAGKPILGCDVWEHAYYLKYQNKRADYLKAWWNVVNWAEVAKHA
- a CDS encoding class I SAM-dependent RNA methyltransferase yields the protein MPGGPPPKAGTVAPSPHPAKPEFHRPRAWRPGWIHGKPGPSDMLSDVAHQPGDRLQLAVESLAYGGDGVARTEGFVVFIPFTAPGDRIEAELVEVKKHFARARLIQVLDPSPDRVNPACSLFGECGGCQYQHLRYDAQLRLKQRQVTELLDRLGGFHDAPIDPVVPCPVPYGYRNRIMVRSQWDKPNQRLVVGFIRADNRLVVDVPSCPIAEPALNEQLTQVRAHPPPKGGIKVTLRLAPDGWEVPPDSFFQNNFHLLPNLVETVRQRLRAAGIRYLIDAYCGVGFFALECAGVVERFTGVEIDKSAIKAARRNLELRGATNGDFIAGPAEEWIPALLQRFPPDHTAVIIDPPRVGCAPPFLRALRETLPAQVIYVSCHPATLARDLKLLCADGCYRLEQVTPLDMFPQTQHVECIASLRRGA